From Quercus lobata isolate SW786 chromosome 1, ValleyOak3.0 Primary Assembly, whole genome shotgun sequence, one genomic window encodes:
- the LOC115994096 gene encoding receptor-like protein 46 yields MLKTLNLLDLSDNQLEGMFPQWLVKIKVRYLFLSNNNFTGSLPPGLFDNPYLELLSLSWNNFYGELPNNIGNVTSIKYLMLDGNNFSGTVPESINNLDVLFLLDLSNNRFFGNFFPALWGLSPIIIDLSSNEFSGEFQVDFLSNTNVLVLGKNKFSGSLSRSLTKIPLKFGKLTGTMETPNVFLDDVLLNNFYNETGDYDLNVKIHDLIVNWKKSKQGLSFKNLKLYSLLDLSSNQLSGEIPASLGSLKALKLLNVSFNNLHGRIPKSLGGLKNLESLDLPHNNLLGSIPQSLAKLQ; encoded by the exons ATGCTTAAGACTCTTAATCTTTTGGACTTGAGTGACAACCAGTTAGAAGGAATGTTCCCACAATGGCTTGTTAAAATCAAAGTGCGATATCTCTTTCTATCAAATAACAATTTCACAGGTTCTCTCCCACCTGGTCTCTTTGACAATCCATATTTAGAGCTTCTTTCTCTGTCATGGAACAATTTTTATGGAGAACTGCCAAACAACATTGGTAATGTGACTTCAATCAAGTATCTTATGTTGGATGGAAACAATTTTTCTGGAACGGTTCCTGAATCCATCAACAACTTAGATGTCCTCTTCTTATTGGACTTGTCAAACAACAGATTTTTTGGCAACTTTTTTCCAGCTTTATGGGGCCTAAGCCCTATAATCATTGATTTGTCTTCTAACGAATTCTCAGGTGAATTTCAAGTTGACTTTCTTTCTAATACTAATGTTCTTGTATTaggcaaaaataagttttctgGTAGCTTGTCTAGAAGCCTTACAA AAATCCCTCTAAAGTTTGGAAAGCTTACTGGTACAATGGAAACACCTAACGTATTTTTGGATGACGTActtttgaataatttttataatgaaaCTGGTGATTACGACTTGAATGTCAAGATTCATGATTTGATTGTAAATTGGAAGAAGTCAAAACAAGGTCTATCATTCAAGAACCTCAAGCTCTATTCTTTGTTAGACTTGTCAAGTAATCAACTTTCTGGTGAAATTCCAGCTTCATTGGGAAGTTTGAAGGCTCTAAAGCTTCTCAATGTCTCATTTAACAACCTTCATGGGAGAATACCCAAAAGTCTTGGAGGTTTAAAGAATCTAGAGAGTTTGGACTTGCCACACAACAATTTATTGGGCTCAATTCCACAATCACTAGCAAAGTTACAATAA
- the LOC115975478 gene encoding putative pentatricopeptide repeat-containing protein At3g11460, mitochondrial encodes MEVPVSATLLSLKNQNHSKERWNSIIKHHTKLKDDHAILTTYTQMASLGIAPDNATLPLVLKACARLSAVESGKNIHSSILGTSLIGDVRVGTALVDFYCKCGLIEEARKVFDEMPVRDVVSWNALISGYVGCSYHEEAVLLFREMESEGFKANSRTVVALLLACEDGLEITLGKEIHGYCLRNGLFDLDPHVGTALIGFYLKFDVRISRLVFDLMIVRSIVSWNAMINGYVDVGNCLEALNLFLSMLENGVHFDSVTMLVVIQACAEFESLQLGMQIHQMAIKLNYVGDLFIVNALLNMYSENGSLASSCALFDTIPTCDVALWNSMISAYIDFGCYEEALSLFISMKNKGLKEDERTISIMLSTCAKFADGLRMGKSLHAHAIKCRMKMDVSLGNALLSMYAELNCVEAAQKVFADLRSLNVISWNTMILALAHSKMRSEAWQLFGVMRKSEFKPNTYTIISILATCEDETCLNVGRSIHGFVVKQGIEVNLSLNTILTDMYMNCGDEASARTLFESCTNRDLISWNSIIANYINDNQVHEALLLFNRMISEVEPNPVTIINVLSSCTDLANLPQGQCLHAYVIRRLSYLGFNLSLANAFITMYARCGSMQNAKMIFDTLPRRNIISWNAMITGYHMHGQGYDAILAFLQMLEEGYQPNGVTFLSVMSACSHSGLLEKGLELFQSMIQDFNITPELAHYGCVVDLLGRGGRLDEAREFIKSMPIEPDASVWRALLSACRVNYSTKLAEIFFEKLVELEPMNPGNYVLLSNIYAAAGHWLEVRQIRTWLKEKGLNKPPGISWIVVRSQVHYFTAGDMSHLQSDKIYANLNSLLSTIKENGYAPDLSWISHDEGEYG; translated from the coding sequence ATGGAAGTACCTGTGAGTGCAACTCTTCTAAGCctcaaaaaccaaaaccattCAAAGGAACGTTGGAATTCAATCATAAAGCACCACACTAAGCTCAAAGATGACCATGCAATCCTCACTACTTATACCCAAATGGCATCTCTCGGTATAGCTCCTGATAATGCCACTTTGCCTCTTGTTCTCAAGGCGTGTGCGAGGTTGAGCGCCGTCGAGAGTGGCAAGAACATACATTCTAGCATTCTGGGTACGAGTTTGATCGGGGATGTTCGAGTTGGGACGGCTCTGGTTGATTTCTACTGTAAATGCGGGTTGATTGAAGAGGCGCGTaaagtgtttgatgaaatgcctgTGAGAGATGTGGTTTCGTGGAACGCATTGATTTCAGGGTATGTGGGGTGTTCTTATCATGAGGAGGCGGTTTTGTTGTTTAGGGAGATGGAAAGTGAGGGTTTTAAGGCTAATTCGCGCACTGTGGTGGCGTTGCTTTTGGCTTGCGAGGATGGTTTGGAAATTACACTAGGGAAGGAGATACATGGGTATTGTTTGAGGAATGGATTGTTTGATTTGGATCCTCATGTGGGTACTGCTTTGATTgggttttatttgaaatttgatgtGAGAATTTCTCGTCTTGTGTTTGATTTGATGATTGTGAGGAGCATAGTGAGCTGGAATGCAATGATTAATGGTTATGTTGATGTTGGGAATTGCTTGGAAGCTTTAAATCTTTTTCTGTCAATGCTTGAGAATGGGGTTCATTTTGATTCTGTTACAATGTTGGTTGTTATCCAAGCCTGTGCAGAATTTGAGTCTCTCCAATTGGGTATGCAAATCCATCAAATGGCTATCAAATTGAACTATGTTGGTGATTTGTTCATTGTAAATGCATTGCTTAATATGTACAGTGAAAATGGTAGCCTAGCGTCATCCTGTGCGTTGTTTGATACCATCCCTACATGTGATGTTGCTTTGTGGAATTCTATGATATCTGCATATATTGACTTTGGCTGTTATGAGGAAGCCCTAAGTTTGTTTATTAGTATGAAAAACAAAGGCCTCAAGGAAGATGAAAGAACTATTTCTATCATGCTGTCCACATGTGCCAAGTTTGCTGATGGCTTGAGAATGGGTAAAAGTTTACATGCTCATGCAATCAAGTGCAGGATGAAGATGGATGTTTCTCTGGGAAATGCATTGCTAAGCATGTATGCAGAGCTAAATTGTGTTGAAGCTGCACAAAAGGTTTTTGCTGATTTGAGAAGTTTAAATGTAATATCGTGGAACACTATGATCTTGGCATTGGCTCATAGCAAAATGAGGAGTGAAGCGTGGCAACTCTTTGGGGTCATGCGAAAGTCAGAATTCAAACCCAACACATACACAATAATATCTATTCTTGCCACTTGTGAAGATGAAACTTGTCTTAATGTTGGGCGATCAATTCATGGCTTTGTGGTAAAACAGGGTATTGAAGTAAACTTATCTTTGAACACCATACTTACAGATATGTACATGAACTGCGGTGATGAAGCATCAGCTAGGACTTTATTTGAGTCCTGTACAAATAGAGATTTGATCTCATGGAATTCTATTATTGCCAACTATATCAATGACAACCAAGTTCATGAAGCTTTGTTACTATTTAATCGCATGATTTCTGAAGTGGAGCCAAACCCTGTGACGATTATAAATGTTCTCTCATCATGTACAGACCTTGCAAATCTTCCTCAAGGCCAATGCTTGCATGCTTATGTAATTAGAAGGCTTTCCTATCTTGGTTTCAATCTGTCTCTTGCAAACGCTTTTATAACAATGTATGCAAGATGTGGTAGTATGCAAAATGCTAAAATGATCTTTGACACTTTGCCTAGGAGAAATATTATCTCGTGGAATGCCATGATTACTGGCTATCATATGCATGGTCAGGGATATGATGCTATACTTGCCTTCTTACAAATGTTAGAAGAAGGTTACCAACCAAATGGAGTAACATTTTTATCTGTTATGTCTGCCTGCAGCCATTCAGGTTTGCTAGAGAAGGGATTGGAGCTTTTTCAATCCATGATTCAGGATTTTAATATAACACCTGAGCTTGCTCACTATGGTTGTGTGGTTGATCTGCTTGGTCGTGGAGGACGTTTAGATGAAGCTAGAGAGTTTATCAAATCAATGCCGATCGAACCAGATGCATCAGTTTGGAGAGCTTTGCTCAGTGCCTGTCGAGTTAATTACAGCACTAAGCtagctgaaattttttttgaaaaacttgttgAATTAGAACCTATGAATCCAGGGAATTATGTTTTGCTATCTAACATCTATGCTGCGGCAGGACATTGGTTGGAAGTTAGACAAATAAGAACATGGCTTAAAGAGAAGGGTTTAAATAAGCCTCCAGGAATTAGTTGGATTGTTGTTAGAAGTCAGGTCCACTATTTTACTGCTGGAGACATGTCACACCTTCAATCAGACAAAATTTAtgcaaatttaaattctttgttgtccacaatcaaagaaaatggaTATGCTCCTGATCTTAGTTGGATTTCACATGATGAAGGTGAATATGGTTGA